Proteins co-encoded in one Malus sylvestris chromosome 7, drMalSylv7.2, whole genome shotgun sequence genomic window:
- the LOC126627941 gene encoding uncharacterized protein LOC126627941 yields MGHGLSVRIGWKAAVLFALFACLKSSGFTVLSIPFLYASLVLALVSLAAHPLIDLPMLLGKNPDGSFPTWSVIMFSPYLYFVRFSSAFQRLHSREALYTEISEGLFVGGWPSSPDKLPPGDPAIVDCTCELPRKCEVTGHSYLCVPTWDTRAPPPGAIESAVKWACRKRAQNKPVFVHCAHGHGRSVAVMCALLVALGVTEDWKDAEKLIREKRPYIRMNALHRRALEEWSKHRLSPSKKN; encoded by the exons ATGGGTCATGGTCTATCGGTTCGGATAGGGTGGAAGGCAGCAGTATTGTTCGCGTTGTTTGCATGCCTCAAAAGCTCTGGTTTCACAGTGCTTTCCATACCATTTTTatatgcctctttggttttagCTTTGGTTTCACTTGCTGCTCATCCATTGATAGACCTTCCCATGCTGTTGGGGAAGAACCCAGATGGGAGTTTCCCCACTTGGTCGGTTATAATGTTCAGCCCCTATTTGTATTTCGTCCGCTTCTCCTCGGCATTTCAGAGGTTGCATAGTAGGgaggctctttacactgaaatCTCCGAGGGTTTGTTCGTTGGCGGGTGGCCTTCTTCGCCGGATAAACTGCCACCAGGTGACCCTGCCATTGTTGATTGCACTTGTGAATTGCCAAGGAAGTGTGAGGTTACAGGGCATTCTTATTTGTGTGTGCCAACATGGGACACGAGGGCTCCTCCGCCGGGTGCCATTGAATCTGCTGTCAAGTGGGCTTGCCGAAAAAGGGCTCAGAATAAGCCTGTTTTCGTCCACTGCGCCCACG gtCATGGGAGAAGTGTAGCTGTCATGTGTGCACTGCTAGTTGCTCTTGGGGTGACAGAGGACTGGAAAGATGCTGAGAAACTAATTCGAGAGAAACGTCCTTACATTAGGATGAATGCTCTACACCGCAGGGCTCTGGAAGAGTGGTCAAAACATCGGTTATCTCCTTCTAAGAAGAACTGA